A window of Chryseobacterium shandongense genomic DNA:
AAAGCACGCGAAAAAATTTGTAGATGTGCATCTTATGATTGTTGAACCTGAAAAATATGTAGAAGAATTTATTGATCATGGAGCAGATCTTGTTTCTGTACACTATGAAGCGTGTACACACCTGCACAGAACGATTCATCACATTCAGAGCCTTGGTGCAAAAGCAGGTGTAGTACTGAATCCTTCAACCCCGGTTCTTATGCTGGAAGATATTATTGCAGATGTTGATCTTGTATTACTGATGAGTGTAAACCCTGGTTTTGGCGGACAGAAATTTATAGAAAATACCTATAAAAAAATTGCGGAAACAAAAGATATGATCTTAAGTAATAATTCTACCGCTCTTATAGAAATTGATGGTGGTGTTAATGTAGACAATGCTGCTAAACTATTTGATGCGGGAGCAGATGTTCTGGTTGCAGGGAATGCCGTCTTTTCGGCAGAAAATCCGGAAAGAACCATAGAACTTTTAAAAATTTAATTCTTAAAAAATTAATATGACAAAAAGGCAGCTCAATCGGCTGCCTTTTTCTTCTTTGCTAAAAATCAGAGTCCTTATGGTTATTAGTTTAAGACTTCTTTTTACTATCTAATTCCCTATTGAATTATGATGTAAAATTGATGAAATTTTATCTAAAAATCATCCGTATAAATACGTAATTTATCATTGCGTATTTATACGTAATCTCTTGTATTGATCACTGTTTAACGTTGATTTTCAGGCTTATATTTTCAGGCAAAAAAAAATCCGGAGAATAGCATTCTCCGGATCTGTATTTTTAAGTGATTTATATATTAAAAAATCTCTCTACCTGAAAAGTGGAATGTTGCTTCAATAAGAGCATTTTCATCAGAATCTGAACCGTGTACGGCATTTTCTCCGATGCTTCTTGCAAACATTTTTCTGATGGTTCCTTCTGCAGCTTCAGCAGGATTTGTTGCACCGATCAATGTTCTGAAATCTTCTACAGCATTGTCTTTTTCAAGAACTGCAGCCACTATTGGCCCTGAACTCATGAAATCAACCAATTCTCCGTAAAATGGTCTTTCAGCATGCACTTCATAGAATTTTCTAGCGTCAGCAACAGTAAGTTGTGTTAATTTTAATGCTTTGATTTTAAAACCTCCTTCTGCGATTTTACCTAATATAGCACCAATATGTCCGTCTGCAACAGCATCAGGCTTAATCATGGTGAATGTAATGTTAGACATATATGTATATTTTTTTAATGGCGCAAAAATACAAAAAAAATCAATTACTTTAATTTTAAACAAATTTTAACATTAAAATAACATTTATTGTAGAATTAATAATAAAAGTTTGGCATAGTAATTGTTATTAATATTCCGATTCTCATGTTTAATTTGAGTTTTCATGGTTATTAGTTTTTACCCAGCCTCGGCTGGGTTTTTTATTTATGGTACTTTCAGAGATTTCTTATCATTTAAAAATATATATTCACTAAACCACAATAAAACAAGTTTTCTATTGCTTCATTCTAAAACAATGGAATAATAATTTGAATTATTTTAAATATAAATTGAATTATTTTTGCACAGATTCTTCCGCTTCTTCCATTAGCTTAATATAAGTCGCATATCTGGAATTTTGAATCTCTCCTGTTTCAAGACTTGCAATTACAGCGCATTTTGGTTCATTAATATGCAGGCAGTTGTGAAATTTACATTCTTCCCTTTTTTTGAAGATCTCAGGAAAATAATGCTGCACTTCTTCTTTTTCAATATCAATCATTGCAAATTCCCTCACACCAGGTGTATCAATTACATTACCACCAAAATCCCAAAAGTGCATCTGCGCAAAAGTTGTTG
This region includes:
- a CDS encoding nucleoside-diphosphate kinase; the protein is MSNITFTMIKPDAVADGHIGAILGKIAEGGFKIKALKLTQLTVADARKFYEVHAERPFYGELVDFMSSGPIVAAVLEKDNAVEDFRTLIGATNPAEAAEGTIRKMFARSIGENAVHGSDSDENALIEATFHFSGREIF
- the rpe gene encoding ribulose-phosphate 3-epimerase; translated protein: MKTKLIAPSLLAADFGNLQRDIEMVNNSQADWFHVDVMDGRFVPNISFGFPVMKTVQKHAKKFVDVHLMIVEPEKYVEEFIDHGADLVSVHYEACTHLHRTIHHIQSLGAKAGVVLNPSTPVLMLEDIIADVDLVLLMSVNPGFGGQKFIENTYKKIAETKDMILSNNSTALIEIDGGVNVDNAAKLFDAGADVLVAGNAVFSAENPERTIELLKI